The nucleotide window TCCTTCATTATAGCTGGTGCTGGAAAGGAGCGCACCTGTCGGCACGAACAGGACCCGCTTCCATTCTCCGGACTGGAGCTTGGGCAGAATATATCCTGCCAATACCACCGCGGAACATCCGCATCCGCTTCCTCCGGAATGAGTGTCCTGAGACTCATTGTCAAAAATCTCCATACCGCAGTCCATATGGAGACTGTTGATATCATATCCGTTGCTCTTCATAAAATCGACCAGGATGGTATGCCCGACCTCACCCAGATCTCCCGTGATGATTTTGTCATATTCCTCCGGCCGTCTTCCAAAATCCTCCAGATGACGGCAGATGGTATCGCTGGCTGCCGGCGCCATACACGCTCCCATGTTCATGGAATCCTTAAGCCCCATATCCACGATCTTTCCCGGGGTGATCCCCGCCACACGGACATTTCCGCCCTTCTTCCCCAGAACAAAAGAGCCGCATCCGGTGACCGTCCAGGTGGTGGACAGCGGTCTCTGGTTACCATATTCAAGCGGAAAACGAAACTGCTTTTCCGCACTGGCAAAGTGGCTGGAGGCCA belongs to Qiania dongpingensis and includes:
- the spoVAD gene encoding stage V sporulation protein AD encodes the protein MDDRMQSGGQQVGKASIQFKEGPRIIGAASVVGQKEGEGPLGSFFDVIEPDPMLGCDNWEEAESALQKEAADLAIEHSGIVRNQIRYLFAGDLLGQLIATSFGTVDLEIPLFGLYGACSTMGEALCLGAMAVDAGYADYVMSMASSHFASAEKQFRFPLEYGNQRPLSTTWTVTGCGSFVLGKKGGNVRVAGITPGKIVDMGLKDSMNMGACMAPAASDTICRHLEDFGRRPEEYDKIITGDLGEVGHTILVDFMKSNGYDINSLHMDCGMEIFDNESQDTHSGGSGCGCSAVVLAGYILPKLQSGEWKRVLFVPTGALLSSTSYNEGQSVPGIAHGVVLEHC